The Pungitius pungitius chromosome 8, fPunPun2.1, whole genome shotgun sequence genome has a window encoding:
- the LOC119211600 gene encoding uncharacterized protein LOC119211600 isoform X1 translates to MENALTQLIQTQTQQAQSLQALQDAITTLGQHLVKPERPTEPSKVLTKQTGEDDIEAYLEVFERTAERERWPRAQWAGILAPFLIGEAQKACRDLSPADVNQYGALKAAILAHYGHNLQTRAQQFHAWEYDATAPVRPQIATLMRLTRSWLTSGEGPPAIDRVAMDRCIRALPGDAKRHASQSCPETVDALVTLLENHQVTVQLMQSSRPPSQSDPRRDRQRLRKSDTEALAPSPRPQGGPPQPSLQRRPFVNPDRRKCFACGQEGHIAWNCPGEDILMPTAGSSDSPRKANSYLTTCWAHEGARAPKLPVRIGTQDAEALLDSGSAVTLLRPGLTSGPRGPPIPVSCVHGDSREYPTTHIKVQTTRGTFEVVAGLVENLPVPVLIGRDCPIFWRLWACRTAGHRRNCPTKKPCRDQKVKVAHACAAPSSPTTSSAEGTEEEALAPAEAPAPAEAPAPAEAPTRRDPRLTEGSSNEAFSEFPLAEEASSTRPGQFGTAQWEDPNLEQARQNLAVVEGEPVAGVSASTFPHFSIKNGLLYRVAKLEERVVEQLLVPKRYINKVLYLAHSHLLGAHLGVEKTYDRVRERFYWPGVKKAVQDYCQICPQCQKTAPKVNYQNPLIPLPIIDIPFQRVAMDIVGPLPKSSRGHRFILVIMDYATRYPEAVPLRTASAKAVARELFLLFSRVGIAKEVLTDQGTCFMSRVMKEMCKLLKVSQIRTSVYHPQTDGLVERFNKTLKQMLRKAIDVEGKNWDQLIPFVLFSIREVPQASTGFSPFELLYGRRPRGMLDLAKEAWEQQPSAHRSAIEYVDQMQDRMAKVWPLVREHMQQAQHAQARIYNRRAQLREFQPGEFVLVLIPTVECKFLAKWHGPYEVIERVGEVNYKVRQPGRRKICQIYHINLLKRWHAPDSVPMAALTTETQDRVPSQVPLGPHLSPTHRQDMVELTGQFKDVFSDMPGRTTVINHDIITEPGKKVRLRPYRIPEAKRETIKEEVPLTETAKEKTAFATPEGLYHYRVLPFGVHGAPATFQRMMDQVLRPHREYAAAYLDDVVIHSPDWTTHVGHLKAVLGSLRRAGLTANPKKCHLGLEEAEYLGYTIGRGSVRPQSRKVEAIATWPKPATKRQVKTFLGLVGYYQCFIPHFATIAAPLHEMTKNSHPHQVLWSTEAEAAFTTLRRALCTEPILSTPNFEDTFIVHTDASGSGLGAVLSQVRGGEEHPVTYISRKLLKHEINYSTLEKECLAIKWALTKLRYYLLGRKFTLVTDHAPLRWMSTAKDTNARVTRWFLELQNFNFSVEHRSGKAHGNADALSRREECYLVDAPSPNLELVEGVCGKPGGGTKHLGRSPKLRLGEVIRGIYYPVQVLQPLGTWHWSHLRPIW, encoded by the exons ATGGAGAATGCACTGACACAGCTCATCCAGACCCAAACCCAGCAGGCCCAGAGTCTTCAAGCCTTACAGGACGCCATCACTACTCTTGGACAGCATCTGGTAAAGCCAGAGAGGCCTACGGAACCCAGTAAAGTTCTCACCAAGCAGACCGGTGAGGATGACATTGAGGCCTACCTAGAGGTTTTTGAAaggactgcagagagggaaCGTTGGCCTAGAGCACAATGGGCAGGAATTCTAGCCCCTTTTTTAATTGGCGAAGCTCAAAAAGCCTGCCGGGACCTTTCCCCCGCTGACGTAAACCAGTATGGGGCATTGAAAGCTGCGATTTTGGCCCATTATGGACACAACCTGCAGACGAGGGCCCAACAGTTCCACGCCTGGGAGTATGACGCTACTGCCCCAGTGCGGCCGCAAATTGCAACGCTGATGCGATTGACACGCAGTTGGTTAACCTCGGGGGAGGGGCCTCCAGCGATTGACAGAGTTGCCATGGATCGCTGTATCAGAGCTTTACCCGGGGATGCCAAACGACACGCTTCTCAAAGCTGCCCAGAGACAGTAGATGCCCTAGTGACGCTGTTGGAGAATCACCAGGTCACGGTACAGTTGATGCAAAGCAGTAGGCCACCCAGCCAATCGGACCCcaggagagacaggcagaggctgaggaagagcgaCACGGAGGCACTGGCCCCAAGCCCGAGGCCCCAAGGGGGTCCGCCCCAGCCATCCCTCCAGCGCCGCCCCTTTGTGAATCCGGACCGGCGAAAATGCTTTGCCTGTGGACAAGAGGGCCATATAGCGTGGAATTGTCCGGGAGAAGACATTCTGATGCCTACGGCGGGCTCCTCCGACTCCCCACGGAAGGCCAACAGCTATCTTACCACGTGCTGGGCTCATGAGGGCGCAAGGGCCCCAAAGCTGCCGGTCAGAATAGGGACCCAGGATGCTGAAGCCCTACTCGACTCCGGCAGTGCGGTCACCCTCCTACGGCCCGGGTTGACCTCTGGCCCCAGGGGACCCCCTATCCCAGTCTCCTGTGTCCACGGGGATTCACGAGAGTATCCCACGACCCACATTAAGGTCCAGACCACCAGGGGCACATTTGAGGTTGTTGCGGGCTTAGTGGAAAATCTGCCGGTACCAGTGCTGATTGGGCGGGACTGCCCAATATTCTGGCGTTTGTGGGCATGCAGGACTGCTGGCCACCGAAGAAACTGTCCCACCAAGAAACCTTGTAGGGACCAGAAAGTCAAGGTGGCACATGCCTGTGCAGCCCCATCTAGCCCAACCACGTCATCTGCAgaagggacagaggaggaggccctgGCCCCAGCGGAGGCCCCGGCCCCAGCGGAGGCCCCGGCCCCAGCGGAGGCCCCGACAAGGAGGGATCCCCGACTAACTGAAGGGTCTTCGAACGAGGCTTTTTCGGAGTTCCCACTGGCAGAAGAGGCATCTTCCACCAGGCCCGGGCAGTTTGGGACGGCCCAGTGGGAGGACCCTAACCTGGAACAAGCGCGACAGAACCTGGCTGTGGTCGAGGGAGAACCGGTGGCGGGGGTAAGTGCTAGCACCTTTCCACACTTTTCAATCAAGAATGGCCTCTTGTATAGGGTGGCAAAGCTGGAGGAACGGGTGGTGGAACAGTTGCTAGTCCCCAAGCGCTATATTAACAAAGTGTTGTACCTAGCCCACTCCCACCTGTTGGGAGCTCATTTGGGGGTGGAGAAAACCTACGACCGAGTCCGGGAGCGCTTCTACTGGCCGGGGGTGAAGAAGGCGGTCCAGGATTATTGCCAAATCTGCCCACAATGCCAGAAGACGGCGCCGAAGGTAAACTACCAGAATCCACTAATACCACTACCAATAATCGACATCCCATTCCAGAGGGTGGCCATGGATATAGTAGGCCCCTTGCCGAAGTCCAGTAGGGGGCACCGGTTTATCCTGGTTATCATGGATTATGCCACCCGGTACCCAGAGGCGGTCCCGTTACGCACCGCAAGTGCTAAAGCGGTGGCGAGAGAATTATTCCTTCTCTTTAGTAGAGTTGGGATTGCCAAGGAAGTCCTTACTGACCAGGGAACCTGTTTCATGTCTCGGGTGATGAAGGAGATGTGTAAACTGCTGAAGGTGAGCCAAATACGAACCTCTGTCTACCACCCACAGACGGACGGCCTGGTAGAACGTTTcaataaaaccttaaaacaaATGCTAAGGAAGGCTATTGACGTGGAGGGGAAAAACTGGGACCAACTAATCCCCTTTGTCTTGTTCTCAATCCGCGAAGTGCCCCAGGCGTCCACAGGGTTCTCACCATTTGAGCTGCTGTATGGACGGAGACCCAGGGGCATGCTGGACCTGGCCAAAGAAGCATGGGAGCAACAGCCATCAGCCCATCGCTCCGCCATAGAGTATGTCGACCAGATGCAGGACAGGATGGCTAAGGTATGGCCCCTGGTGCGGGAGCATATGCAACAAGCCCAACACGCCCAAGCCAGAATCTATAACCGTAGAGCTCAGCTACGGGAGTTCCAGCCGGGAGAGTTTGTCTTGGTCCTGATTCCAACGGTGGAATGCAAATTCCTGGCAAAGTGGCATGGACCCTATGAGGTGATTGAAAGGGTGGGGGAGGTGAATTATAAGGTAAGACAACCGGGAAGGAGGAAAATCTGCCAAATATATCACATTAATCTGTTGAAGAGATGGCACGCCCCTGACAGTGTTCCGATGGCCGCACTAACCACCGAAACCCAAGATCGTGTCCCCTCACAGGTACCTCTGGGCCCCCATCTGAGTCCGACCCACCGGCAAGACATGGTGGAACTAACTGGGCagttcaaagatgttttttcagaCATGCCGGGAAGGACCACGGTGATTAACCACGACATCATCACCGAACCTGGGAAAAAGGTGAGGCTCCGACCCTACCGCATACCAGAGGCAAAAAGGGAGACCATCAAAGAAGAG GTTCCCCTCACAGAAACCGCCAAAGAGAAGACAGCGTTTGCTACCCCAGAAGGCCTGTACCACTATAGAGTCCTGCCCTTCGGAGTCCACGGAGCGCCAGCTACGTTCCAAAGAATGATGGACCAGGTGCTCCGACCTCATCGGGAGTATGCAGCGGCCTACCTAGATGATGTGGTCATACACAGCCCCGACTGGACCACCCATGTAGGCCACCTGAAAGCTGTCCTGGGAAGCCTACGGAGAGCTGGCCTGACCGCCAACCCAAAAAAGTGCCACCTTGGCCTGGAGGAGGCGGAATACCTCGGCTACACCATTGGGAGAGGCAGTGTGAGACCCCAATCCCGGAAAGTGGAGGCCATTGCCACCTGGCCTAAGCCAGCCACGAAGCGGCAAGTAAAAACGTTCCTCGGCCTGGTCGGCTATTATCAGTGCTTTATACCCCACTTTGCTACTATTGCAGCCCCTTTACACGAGATGACGAAAAACAGCCACCCACACCAGGTCCTCTGGAGCACCGAAGCTGAGGCAGCCTTTACAACCCTTCGGAGGGCCCTGTGCACCGAGCCAATTTTAAGCACCCCTAATTTTGAGGACACGTTCATCGTCCATACAGATGCCTCTGGATCAGGGCTTGGAGCCGTGCTGTCccaggtcagaggaggagaagaacaccCAGTGACCTATATCAGCCGTAAGTTGCTAAAGCATGAGATCAATTATTCAACGTTGGAGAAAGAATGTTTGGCAATAAAATGGGCCCTGACAAAGCTGCGGTATTACCTCCTGGGCAGAAAATTCACCCTGGTAACGGATCACGCACCACTGAGATGGATGTCTACAGCCAAAGACACTAATGCACGAGTTACACGGTGGTTCCTCGAACTGCAAAACTTTAATTTTTCTGTTGAGCACAGGTCGGGAAAAGCACATGGAAACGCAGACGCCTTGTCCAGGAGGGAAGAATGCTATCTCGTTGACGCTCCTAGCCCCAACCTGGAGCTGGTGGAGGGGGTGtgtggcaaaccagggggaggaaCAAAGCACTTGGGGCGGAGCCCCAAGCTCCGGTTGGGGGAGGTGATAAGGGGGATTTATTATCCTGTGCAGGTGCTCCAGCCACTGGGAACGTGGCACTGGTCACACCTGCGGCCTATCTGGTAA
- the LOC119211600 gene encoding uncharacterized protein LOC119211600 isoform X2 — protein MENALTQLIQTQTQQAQSLQALQDAITTLGQHLVKPERPTEPSKVLTKQTGEDDIEAYLEVFERTAERERWPRAQWAGILAPFLIGEAQKACRDLSPADVNQYGALKAAILAHYGHNLQTRAQQFHAWEYDATAPVRPQIATLMRLTRSWLTSGEGPPAIDRVAMDRCIRALPGDAKRHASQSCPETVDALVTLLENHQVTVQLMQSSRPPSQSDPRRDRQRLRKSDTEALAPSPRPQGGPPQPSLQRRPFVNPDRRKCFACGQEGHIAWNCPGEDILMPTAGSSDSPRKANSYLTTCWAHEGARAPKLPVRIGTQDAEALLDSGSAVTLLRPGLTSGPRGPPIPVSCVHGDSREYPTTHIKVQTTRGTFEVVAGLVENLPVPVLIGRDCPIFWRLWACRTAGHRRNCPTKKPCRDQKVKVAHACAAPSSPTTSSAEGTEEEALAPAEAPAPAEAPAPAEAPTRRDPRLTEGSSNEAFSEFPLAEEASSTRPGQFGTAQWEDPNLEQARQNLAVVEGEPVAGVSASTFPHFSIKNGLLYRVAKLEERVVEQLLVPKRYINKVLYLAHSHLLGAHLGVEKTYDRVRERFYWPGVKKAVQDYCQICPQCQKTAPKVNYQNPLIPLPIIDIPFQRVAMDIVGPLPKSSRGHRFILVIMDYATRYPEAVPLRTASAKAVARELFLLFSRVGIAKEVLTDQGTCFMSRVMKEMCKLLKVSQIRTSVYHPQTDGLVERFNKTLKQMLRKAIDVEGKNWDQLIPFVLFSIREVPQASTGFSPFELLYGRRPRGMLDLAKEAWEQQPSAHRSAIEYVDQMQDRMAKVWPLVREHMQQAQHAQARIYNRRAQLREFQPGEFVLVLIPTVECKFLAKWHGPYEVIERVGEVNYKVRQPGRRKICQIYHINLLKRWHAPDSVPMAALTTETQDRVPSQVPLGPHLSPTHRQDMVELTGQFKDVFSDMPGRTTVINHDIITEPGKKVPLTETAKEKTAFATPEGLYHYRVLPFGVHGAPATFQRMMDQVLRPHREYAAAYLDDVVIHSPDWTTHVGHLKAVLGSLRRAGLTANPKKCHLGLEEAEYLGYTIGRGSVRPQSRKVEAIATWPKPATKRQVKTFLGLVGYYQCFIPHFATIAAPLHEMTKNSHPHQVLWSTEAEAAFTTLRRALCTEPILSTPNFEDTFIVHTDASGSGLGAVLSQVRGGEEHPVTYISRKLLKHEINYSTLEKECLAIKWALTKLRYYLLGRKFTLVTDHAPLRWMSTAKDTNARVTRWFLELQNFNFSVEHRSGKAHGNADALSRREECYLVDAPSPNLELVEGVCGKPGGGTKHLGRSPKLRLGEVIRGIYYPVQVLQPLGTWHWSHLRPIW, from the exons ATGGAGAATGCACTGACACAGCTCATCCAGACCCAAACCCAGCAGGCCCAGAGTCTTCAAGCCTTACAGGACGCCATCACTACTCTTGGACAGCATCTGGTAAAGCCAGAGAGGCCTACGGAACCCAGTAAAGTTCTCACCAAGCAGACCGGTGAGGATGACATTGAGGCCTACCTAGAGGTTTTTGAAaggactgcagagagggaaCGTTGGCCTAGAGCACAATGGGCAGGAATTCTAGCCCCTTTTTTAATTGGCGAAGCTCAAAAAGCCTGCCGGGACCTTTCCCCCGCTGACGTAAACCAGTATGGGGCATTGAAAGCTGCGATTTTGGCCCATTATGGACACAACCTGCAGACGAGGGCCCAACAGTTCCACGCCTGGGAGTATGACGCTACTGCCCCAGTGCGGCCGCAAATTGCAACGCTGATGCGATTGACACGCAGTTGGTTAACCTCGGGGGAGGGGCCTCCAGCGATTGACAGAGTTGCCATGGATCGCTGTATCAGAGCTTTACCCGGGGATGCCAAACGACACGCTTCTCAAAGCTGCCCAGAGACAGTAGATGCCCTAGTGACGCTGTTGGAGAATCACCAGGTCACGGTACAGTTGATGCAAAGCAGTAGGCCACCCAGCCAATCGGACCCcaggagagacaggcagaggctgaggaagagcgaCACGGAGGCACTGGCCCCAAGCCCGAGGCCCCAAGGGGGTCCGCCCCAGCCATCCCTCCAGCGCCGCCCCTTTGTGAATCCGGACCGGCGAAAATGCTTTGCCTGTGGACAAGAGGGCCATATAGCGTGGAATTGTCCGGGAGAAGACATTCTGATGCCTACGGCGGGCTCCTCCGACTCCCCACGGAAGGCCAACAGCTATCTTACCACGTGCTGGGCTCATGAGGGCGCAAGGGCCCCAAAGCTGCCGGTCAGAATAGGGACCCAGGATGCTGAAGCCCTACTCGACTCCGGCAGTGCGGTCACCCTCCTACGGCCCGGGTTGACCTCTGGCCCCAGGGGACCCCCTATCCCAGTCTCCTGTGTCCACGGGGATTCACGAGAGTATCCCACGACCCACATTAAGGTCCAGACCACCAGGGGCACATTTGAGGTTGTTGCGGGCTTAGTGGAAAATCTGCCGGTACCAGTGCTGATTGGGCGGGACTGCCCAATATTCTGGCGTTTGTGGGCATGCAGGACTGCTGGCCACCGAAGAAACTGTCCCACCAAGAAACCTTGTAGGGACCAGAAAGTCAAGGTGGCACATGCCTGTGCAGCCCCATCTAGCCCAACCACGTCATCTGCAgaagggacagaggaggaggccctgGCCCCAGCGGAGGCCCCGGCCCCAGCGGAGGCCCCGGCCCCAGCGGAGGCCCCGACAAGGAGGGATCCCCGACTAACTGAAGGGTCTTCGAACGAGGCTTTTTCGGAGTTCCCACTGGCAGAAGAGGCATCTTCCACCAGGCCCGGGCAGTTTGGGACGGCCCAGTGGGAGGACCCTAACCTGGAACAAGCGCGACAGAACCTGGCTGTGGTCGAGGGAGAACCGGTGGCGGGGGTAAGTGCTAGCACCTTTCCACACTTTTCAATCAAGAATGGCCTCTTGTATAGGGTGGCAAAGCTGGAGGAACGGGTGGTGGAACAGTTGCTAGTCCCCAAGCGCTATATTAACAAAGTGTTGTACCTAGCCCACTCCCACCTGTTGGGAGCTCATTTGGGGGTGGAGAAAACCTACGACCGAGTCCGGGAGCGCTTCTACTGGCCGGGGGTGAAGAAGGCGGTCCAGGATTATTGCCAAATCTGCCCACAATGCCAGAAGACGGCGCCGAAGGTAAACTACCAGAATCCACTAATACCACTACCAATAATCGACATCCCATTCCAGAGGGTGGCCATGGATATAGTAGGCCCCTTGCCGAAGTCCAGTAGGGGGCACCGGTTTATCCTGGTTATCATGGATTATGCCACCCGGTACCCAGAGGCGGTCCCGTTACGCACCGCAAGTGCTAAAGCGGTGGCGAGAGAATTATTCCTTCTCTTTAGTAGAGTTGGGATTGCCAAGGAAGTCCTTACTGACCAGGGAACCTGTTTCATGTCTCGGGTGATGAAGGAGATGTGTAAACTGCTGAAGGTGAGCCAAATACGAACCTCTGTCTACCACCCACAGACGGACGGCCTGGTAGAACGTTTcaataaaaccttaaaacaaATGCTAAGGAAGGCTATTGACGTGGAGGGGAAAAACTGGGACCAACTAATCCCCTTTGTCTTGTTCTCAATCCGCGAAGTGCCCCAGGCGTCCACAGGGTTCTCACCATTTGAGCTGCTGTATGGACGGAGACCCAGGGGCATGCTGGACCTGGCCAAAGAAGCATGGGAGCAACAGCCATCAGCCCATCGCTCCGCCATAGAGTATGTCGACCAGATGCAGGACAGGATGGCTAAGGTATGGCCCCTGGTGCGGGAGCATATGCAACAAGCCCAACACGCCCAAGCCAGAATCTATAACCGTAGAGCTCAGCTACGGGAGTTCCAGCCGGGAGAGTTTGTCTTGGTCCTGATTCCAACGGTGGAATGCAAATTCCTGGCAAAGTGGCATGGACCCTATGAGGTGATTGAAAGGGTGGGGGAGGTGAATTATAAGGTAAGACAACCGGGAAGGAGGAAAATCTGCCAAATATATCACATTAATCTGTTGAAGAGATGGCACGCCCCTGACAGTGTTCCGATGGCCGCACTAACCACCGAAACCCAAGATCGTGTCCCCTCACAGGTACCTCTGGGCCCCCATCTGAGTCCGACCCACCGGCAAGACATGGTGGAACTAACTGGGCagttcaaagatgttttttcagaCATGCCGGGAAGGACCACGGTGATTAACCACGACATCATCACCGAACCTGGGAAAAAG GTTCCCCTCACAGAAACCGCCAAAGAGAAGACAGCGTTTGCTACCCCAGAAGGCCTGTACCACTATAGAGTCCTGCCCTTCGGAGTCCACGGAGCGCCAGCTACGTTCCAAAGAATGATGGACCAGGTGCTCCGACCTCATCGGGAGTATGCAGCGGCCTACCTAGATGATGTGGTCATACACAGCCCCGACTGGACCACCCATGTAGGCCACCTGAAAGCTGTCCTGGGAAGCCTACGGAGAGCTGGCCTGACCGCCAACCCAAAAAAGTGCCACCTTGGCCTGGAGGAGGCGGAATACCTCGGCTACACCATTGGGAGAGGCAGTGTGAGACCCCAATCCCGGAAAGTGGAGGCCATTGCCACCTGGCCTAAGCCAGCCACGAAGCGGCAAGTAAAAACGTTCCTCGGCCTGGTCGGCTATTATCAGTGCTTTATACCCCACTTTGCTACTATTGCAGCCCCTTTACACGAGATGACGAAAAACAGCCACCCACACCAGGTCCTCTGGAGCACCGAAGCTGAGGCAGCCTTTACAACCCTTCGGAGGGCCCTGTGCACCGAGCCAATTTTAAGCACCCCTAATTTTGAGGACACGTTCATCGTCCATACAGATGCCTCTGGATCAGGGCTTGGAGCCGTGCTGTCccaggtcagaggaggagaagaacaccCAGTGACCTATATCAGCCGTAAGTTGCTAAAGCATGAGATCAATTATTCAACGTTGGAGAAAGAATGTTTGGCAATAAAATGGGCCCTGACAAAGCTGCGGTATTACCTCCTGGGCAGAAAATTCACCCTGGTAACGGATCACGCACCACTGAGATGGATGTCTACAGCCAAAGACACTAATGCACGAGTTACACGGTGGTTCCTCGAACTGCAAAACTTTAATTTTTCTGTTGAGCACAGGTCGGGAAAAGCACATGGAAACGCAGACGCCTTGTCCAGGAGGGAAGAATGCTATCTCGTTGACGCTCCTAGCCCCAACCTGGAGCTGGTGGAGGGGGTGtgtggcaaaccagggggaggaaCAAAGCACTTGGGGCGGAGCCCCAAGCTCCGGTTGGGGGAGGTGATAAGGGGGATTTATTATCCTGTGCAGGTGCTCCAGCCACTGGGAACGTGGCACTGGTCACACCTGCGGCCTATCTGGTAA